A portion of the Solea senegalensis isolate Sse05_10M linkage group LG17, IFAPA_SoseM_1, whole genome shotgun sequence genome contains these proteins:
- the LOC122784282 gene encoding trace amine-associated receptor 1-like — MDAELTRNSTFIVDDLHPCYESTNTSYVFASDPSLTCVLVYIFLGLLSVATICGNLLVIISIIYFKQLHTPTNYLILSLAVADLLVGVLVFPFSMAFTVTSCLFHQDFMCQIRDSFDVSLCTASILHLCCISIDRYYAVCQPLTYKVKINVRVTAVMILVTWGISALIGICIIIAGFSQGTCEEMCSVDVVMANTMGPVFSFYMPAIIMLAIYFKIFLVAQQQVKSIQNTTFQSSSSGAAVSKMEKKATKTLATVMGVFLLCMTPYFLCIVFQPLAYYPPPIPLIETLNWLTLSNSMLNPLIYAFFYSWFRSAFRIIISGKIFKGDFVNSNLF, encoded by the coding sequence ATGGACGCAGAGCTGACACGAAACAGCACTTTCATCGTCGATGACCTACATCCCTGCTATGAATCAACTAATACAAGCTATGTTTTTGCAAGTGACCCTTCCCTAACTTGTGTTTTGGTGTATATATTCCTTGGCTTGTTATCTGTCGCCACAATATGTGGAAACCTACTAGTTATCATATCCATCATTTACTTCAAACAGCTGCACACTCCTACTAACTACCTCATCCTCTCCCTGGCCGTGGCCGACCTGCTCGTTGGCGTCCTCGTCTTTCCTTTCAGCATGGCATTCACTGTCACCTCATGTCTGTTTCACCAGGACTTTATGTGCCAAATCCGTGACAGCTTTGATGTATCACTGTGCACTGCTTCTATTCTACACTTGTGTTGCATTTCTATAGATCGATATTATGCAGTGTGCCAGCCGCTGActtataaagttaaaataaacgTTCGTGTCACAGCAGTTATGATCCTGGTGACCTGGGGCATCTCTGCTTTAATAGGGATCTGTATAATAATCGCAGGATTCAGCCAAGGAACATGTGAGGAAATGTGCTCCGTTGATGTTGTGATGGCAAATACGATGGGACCCGTTTTCTCCTTCTACATGCCAGCGATCATAATGCTCGCTATTTACTTTAAGATTTTCCTTGTTGCTCAGCAACAGGTGAAAAGCATCCAGAACACAACATTTCAGAGCTCAAGTTCTGGAGCAGCTGTGAGTAAGATGGAGAAGAAGGCCACAAAAACTCTTGCTACAGTCATGggggtttttcttttatgtatgACTCCTTACTTTCTGTGCATCGTCTTTCAGCCGTTGGCCTATTATCCCCCACCCATCCCACTGATTGAGACTCTCAACTGGCTCACATTGTCCAACTCAATGCTGAATCCACTGatttatgctttcttttacagctggttCAGATCAGCATTCAGAATTATTATTTCTGGAAAAATATTTAAAGGCGATTTTGTTAATTCCAACttgttttga